A single Venturia canescens isolate UGA chromosome 1, ASM1945775v1, whole genome shotgun sequence DNA region contains:
- the LOC122419258 gene encoding nuclear RNA export factor 1-like, whose amino-acid sequence MNIEPMQDAGTASVLSSGPSGSGNSANFWDSARLSYTNPVLTNQDMMLITRHTLRHKFIIYKIGTYTKKQILDAVISACSPAILFPLMYTVESPNKASFIAKCTVAMIKQFVIRGLKITMPDDCTLGMDIILGYTNSLTINFSREINMAIKSRYDPVRKTLNLDNFENDKSLRNIYCATSSPRILAFILQGCSVAYNAEHNHNSKLSVRELSLRHNNLIGLGQLDKCFNYHLTKIDLRNNDIINMNELYNFKDFKIDEIWLDGNPLCSRFTNREDYVREVKAIFPHVQKLDGIMIGVETKWLPPIQMNYLNGFSKINLIKQFIRHFFTFYDQNDRIVMNGLYDHDALFSMTLGPITHSTHLQMTKAFANNRNLLKFVDYAKCQEFLLRGPDKIIAALRRQPTTVHDYRNFNVDLLFHTEDSVTIAVQGFFSYREYSHPPLFFNRTFVIVEIEDNEYCIANDQYHIQSDSSNSKSTSEAKLRPTVAIPDIKFTIFSRSEKEQLLRFLSERTTMNEEYCYRFLEQANWDIRVALGAFVKSYTVNDVPLEAFQRYTYS is encoded by the coding sequence ATGAATATTGAACCAATGCAGGATGCAGGGACTGCGTCAGTATTATCATCGGGTCCTTCTGGATCAGGAAACTCTGCTAATTTTTGGGATTCTGCAAGATTATCATATACGAATCCTGTGTTGACAAACCAGGATATGATGTTGATAACTCGTCATACGCTTAGACACAAATTCATCATATATAAAATTGGCACTTATACCAAGAAGCAGATTCTCGATGCAGTGATATCAGCGTGTTCACCGGCGATACTATTTCCTCTGATGTATACTGTCGAGAGCCCTAACAAAGCATCATTCATAGCAAAATGCACAGTTGCAATGATTAAACAATTTGTCATACGAGGTCTCAAAATCACTATGCCGGATGACTGTACTCTAGGAATGGATATTATTCTGGGTTATACAAATAGCCttacaattaatttttcaagggAAATAAATATGGCGATAAAATCACGTTACGATCCAGTAAGAAAAACTCTTAATCTTGACAATTTTGAAAACGATAAATCATTACGTAACATCTATTGTGCGACCTCATCACCAAGGATATTGGCTTTCATTTTGCAAGGATGTAGCGTTGCCTACAATGCTGAACATAACCATAACTCCAAACTGTCAGTGCGGGAATTGAGCTTGCGTCATAATAATTTGATCGGTCTCGGACAACTGGATAAATGCTTCAATTATCACCTGACGAAAATTGATTTAAGAAACAATGACATTATTAACATGAACGAGTTGTATAATTTCAAAGATTTCAAGATCGATGAAATTTGGCTGGATGGTAATCCGTTGTGTTCTCGTTTTACAAATCGGGAGGATTACGTGCGAGAAGTTAAAGCGATATTTCCGCATGTGCAAAAACTCGATGGAATAATGATCGGAGTCGAAACAAAGTGGTTACCCCCCATACAAATGAATTATCTCAACGGTTTTTCTAAAATCAATCtgataaaacaatttattcgaCATTTCTTCACGTTTTACGACCAAAACGACAGAATCGTAATGAATGGTCTCTACGATCACGATGCTCTTTTCTCTATGACTCTTGGACCCATCACACACTCCACTCATTTGCAAATGACCAAAGCTTTTGCaaataatcgaaatttattgaaattcgtAGACTACGCCAAATGTCAAGAATTCCTCTTGCGTGGACCAGATAAAATAATAGCCGCTCTTCGACGACAGCCGACCACCGTTCACGATTATAGaaacttcaacgtcgattTATTGTTTCATACCGAAGATTCGGTGACGATAGCTGTGCAAGGCTTTTTCTCCTACAGAGAATACTCTCATCCACCATTGTTTTTCAATCGTACATTTGTCATCGTAGAGATTGAGGACAATGAGTACTGCATCGCCAACGATCAGTATCACATTCAAAGTGATTCATCCAACTCGAAAAGTACCTCCGAGGCAAAACTTCGACCTACTGTTGCTATTCCGGATATtaaatttacgatttttagTCGGAGCGAGAAAGAACAGTTGTTAAGATTCTTGAGTGAGCGTACAACAATGAACGAAGAATATTGTTATCGTTTTTTGGAACAGGCTAATTGGGATATTCGCGTTGCTCTTGGAGCTTTCGTGAAATCTTATACCGTAAACGATGTTCCACTGGAGGCTTTTCAACGATATACGTATTCGTGA